The genomic interval GAACCCAGTGGGCCTTACTGACTAATCTGACACtacccaaccccagcccctgaatctccaacaacaacctttcCTCACAAACAAACCAGAACACACGCTCGCGTtacaccaaccccctgaaACCGACTTCACACCACTTCTCGGTGTGGCTTCTCTTTTTGGTCCGGAACTTTGATCCTGACCTGAAAAAGATATCGttttttttgtggtggtACTGGTGTGCGTGCTGGATGCAGCGATGTTCCACCTAGCAGCATGCTACCTCAAGCCAAACGAGGAAGGAATCATGAGGTTGCACACCGCCTCCAAGCTGGCCGAggaaaagggagggaaggggtttgctgctgcgagTGGTAGTAATGTGGAAAAGGTTAacggagaggaaggggtggacCGGAAGCAGGAAGGAGAGCAAGGGGTTCGGGAGGATCACAGAGATGAAGTGAATAaaaaggatgagaaggatgagGGTATTGCCGAGAgaaaagatggagaaggcgacATTGTTGAGATTTTGGCTTGACATGACGGAAGTTTTTTTGAAGGGGGATTGCAGAGGAATGGtcggtcttggtgtttttgcCCACGACGGTGCAAGGTATGAATGAAGCACGGCGGTCAATCtaacatacctacctagcaAAGCAGAACCCGCCATCTTCATAAATCCCAGCATCTTTTCTCAATAGTAAATCTCAAAGCTGATATTGCGCTACGGCAGCATATCGCCGCACGTCATACTCTCTATTCTCGCTGCTTACAcccgccccccccctcctcccctttccccacaAGAGTAAAGCACCCAGGGTATATACACCCATCGACCCCAActttcccaaccccaaaaaatATCACAAACGCCGAAACCCCATTTTGTATGAACCCTCCTTTTATTTCTCCCCAAAATGCCagtccaacccctccatgGTATCATTGTACGTGAAATAGGTagccttccttcccccccacctccccaaagaaCTCCTCAACATGTCAGTctttccccctcatccccaccatccctcaCTCCACTCTCTCTTAAAATCAACACAGAGCTCCTCTGTGCTCAGCACCGCCCACTCCTAGTTAGGCTGAACAGCCAGAGCAGCCTGCAGCGACTCCAACAACTCCTGATCTTGGTGATCAGGGGTGGAATGATGATTAGGAGGTATTGGCAACCCGGGAACTGCCGGCGGCGAGGCCTGTGCTGGTGACGGCTGGGCTGTCGAGGcctggggctggggctggtATGCCGTTTGAGCCGGCTGAGCCggtcgtggtggtgccggcgaCGGCTGCgatgttgttggcgaggggATGTGACGGTGTGGTTGTGCCTGAGGCTGAGCCTGCTGCTGGACTTGTTGCTGGGCCTgccggtgttgatggtgcgTTTGCTGCTGTGATTGCGGTGGCTGGGGCGCCTGAGcctgatgctgttgttgttgctgttgttgatgctgctgtaATTGTTGAGGATGCGCTTGCTGAACATGCTGCTGATGAGAATGTTGTCGCTGAGCTTGCTGGTTTTGCTGGACTTGTTGAAGCTGCTGagcctgttgttgctgttgctgtgcagGCCGACTGTGTTGGacctgttggtgttgttgtacCTGCTGACCCTGATGATGAGGGACCTGCTGAAGTTGCTGGGCCTGCTGAAGTTGCTGGGCCTGCTGATGCTGAGCctgctgatgctgagacTGTTGGGCTTGCGGAGCGTGCTGGTGTTGCGCAGCAGACTGGTGTGACATCGTTTGTTGCCGTTGCGGAGctggcggctgctgctgagcttgATGCTGCGGAGCCTGATATTGCTGGGCctggagctgctgctgtgcttgaTGCAGCTGCGACTGAGTCTGACGGTGGCCTTGTTGCTGGCCTTGCTGCTGAACAGGTTGTTGAACAGGCTGCTGAACATGTTGCTGAGCGTGTTGCTGACCCTGGTTCTGCTGTTGCGGACTTTGTCTgttctgttgctgctgttgctgctgggcttggTTCTGCTGAGGCTGGTGAGGCTGATGAGCCTGGTGCTGTTGGGCCTGGTGATGCGGAGAAGACGGCTGTGGCTGCAAGTGATGATACTGCGGCTTACTTGGAGGCTGCATCGACGTGCTCGGAGCCGGCGCCGGGGCTATGGACGGAAACGATGTAACCTTTGGTAGGCCGTGGTGTTCCTGAGGCTCCGACTTGACCATTGGTGAGATGGGCACCGGAGGCAAACCGCCCGATGTTGCCGTAGTCGTATTGCCATTCATAGGCCCGCTCACGCCCGGGGTGGTTGGGCTTGCCCGCGGAGCTTGCACACTTGAATGTGGGCCGGGCATCACGGactggttgttgtgttgcATATTCGACAGCGCCATCATTGTCTGCAGCCTGgcctgttcttcttggctaTTCTGccgcgccttctcctcggcttcctttCTTGCTGCCTGGGTCGGAGCCCGAGTCTTGAGCTCTCCTGTGACGTGTTGCAGATAGTACGGCATTTCCGAGTTCGTCTTGAGGAAAAATAGCTTCAGATTCCTTGCCTTATCCTTCAGCTGGACCTGAGTGCGATCCCTCAGGATGGTTGAAATGGTTCCGTGCGGTCCAAAAAGACCGAGAATTTGACTCCAATGGGGACCCTTCACCATGTCCAAACCAGCCATGagagccttctcctcttcaggACTCCAAGGCCTCCGAGTCGAATGCAGGCCTTCGCGCCTCGACGTATTAGATGACTTTGCAACAGCAGCCTGCCGAGCCTTTTCGTACAGAGCCGCAGTGGGTAAAGACTGATTTGGTGGAAGGCCATTCTCGTTCGTGGCAGCTGGAGCAGCCGGGGCTGCTGGCGCGGGGCTCTGTGTGTACGTCTGATATTGgccctggtgttgttgattcATTTGCGCAATGTAGTGAGGATGGGCCGGGGCGTGTCCGAGATTTGCGGTCCCGACAGTCCCCGAGTATATCATAgtcgaggtggtggggagccCATGCGGCGGCTCTTCTGGGATTTTCGGAAGGCTGGCTGCGATTAGATTCGCCAATTCGGTAGTCGAGCTATTCATGTCATGCTGTCCAGCGGAAGAGTCCTTAATCAGCCCGCTCAGGTCATGCGACAAGGACGAATCCTTGGCCAACTCCTGCTCGATGAGCTTTTTCAATGTTTCGTCATCATGTTGACCTGACAGATCTTCGCCGTCGAGTTCTTTGGTTTCCCCAGCCATCGGAAGTTGCGCTGTTGCAAGCCTCAGCGTTTCAGCAAGGCTGTCGTGCTGCTCCTCGATTTCCATATTCGTGGCCAGAACtggctcctcttcttgtGTGGGTATGTTGATGCCGTAGCTCCTGGCGTAGTCAACTATAACAGCCAGGTGGCCTTGCAAAAACAAGCTCAGCAACTCGGAGATTCTCTCGGGTGACGATTGCTCCGCCAACGACCCTGTTCTTGTCAGTCCACCGACATTCAGAAATCCAAACGGGGAGGAGCAAGTACTCTTGATAGATTCATCAGCGGCCGATTGGACCAGCAATTCCCTTCTTTCGCGAACCTGACCAACCAGCCGCTCCTCATCCGGATTCAATGCCAGATCTCCACTGCGATTCTTCAAAACCTCATCGAACCGAGCAGGAAACAAAGTGTCCAACACGCCCAGCGCCGGCTGCGGTGGTTGGTGATTAAGCGCATCCAAGAAGAGCCGCGTCTTCAAGCTAACTAGCAATTCGGTCAAAGAGTCCTTGTATTCGCCGTCTTCGGGGATGAAGACGCTGAAAAAAGAATCGTGTACATCTTTCAGTGTCACATCGCCTGAGCCAAACACCATGCCTGCCACCGAAGCCAAGTTTGACATGCGGATCGTCTCCCTATCTTCCGAGTCTGTGATTTCCAACTCGTCGACCGAAAGGAGGTGAGAGTCTGAGTACATCTTTCGTGTGCTTTCAAACACATTCCAGAGCATACCATAGGCCTTGTAAAACTCGGATTCGGTATGGGCAAGAAGTGCATCAGTGTCAGCTTTGGTATTCTGCGACAGTCTGATGAGGATCTGAACAGCAAAACTGCCCATGTTCAGGAGGCTCATGGACCGCATATGGTAAAAGGAGTGACGCGTAAAGTTTGCGATTTTGTTTCGTGTTTTCTCAACCTCGGGCGTGGCAGGTATTGGGTTGGTGGTCCGCACCACGTTCACATCGTAATCAGCCAGTGCATTATTCAGCATCGTTTCCAGGTCGACAGGCGCCATGTCATGCCCATTCATCTCACCATGTCCCGCTTGCTCTGGGTGTCCGAGTTGCGCCTCATGTTGGGCAAACTCCATCTTCAACCGTTTTGCCAGgctatcatcatcatccaggTCAGGGCTCCTGGGTCGTTTGGCTTCACTCGGCATCTGGGCAGTAACGGGGACTCCCGGTGAAGGGTCAATTGGTGTTTGAGAGTCTGCCGGGGGTTGAGACATCGTCGGTTGCGGTAATAGCGCTTGAGATGGAGACTGATGCACGAGGGCATCCGTCTGGGCTTGGGCAGATGCTAAGAGCTGCTCTATCTGGACTGAAGGCGACTGCGCATCGAGCGCTGTGGTTGGGGTCGCAGCAAGCAGGTTCGGCGCGGGGCTCGGAACAGGGGCGGGagtcgatggtggtgggagagaggAAACTGCTGCGGCTGTAGATATTAACGGAGTGGCAGGAGTtgccggcgttgttggcgCTGCTGGCactgtgggtgtgggtgtgggtgtggttgtggttgtggcttCCCCATGTTGCGacgtgggcggtggtggcggcggaggaggagcaggagcagtcGGAGCCGCAGTTTTCTCAGGAGCAACATCTGGCGcttgttgagatggaggttgtTCAGGATCGGCCTTGATTGGACTATCGGCGTCTGGCATCGGAACATCgtcgttgctgctgttgttgaaggcaGCAAAGAGATCGGCCTCGAGACCGGCGAGCATCGTGTCGGCCATGTTCGCAGCTTAGAGCGCGAAGCCCATTGAACGGGGGCTGAAGTCTCGTCGGTTTGCCCCGCACACTTAGTGGCAGACTTAAACCGATCTCGAAATATGTATACGACAAAAGAAGACAGTCCAATGGGTCCGACGGCGGGTGTTGTCTCTCTTGGGCGGGCGGTGTCGTTATCGCGGTCTTGGGCGGGACTGGGGAGATGTCGGAGAAATTTTTCTGACGTCCGACATCCAAAGTTGCCCTTATTTTGTGCCCCAGCCTCCGATACACAAGCTGCGTTTATGTGCTTGAAATTCCAAGGAAATACCAAAAATCCAGCCACATCCGTCAATTCCAAAGAATACTGAGCTCAACGTGGGCGTTTTGATAACAACTACGAGCAACTCTCGTTTCATGCTTCGATTGACACTCCGCATGATCGTGTATGTCTTCAAAGAGAAGCCAGCTAGCGAAGTGACGGATAACAAGGCACTATCTAATCGGAAGGCACCTCAGCTTGCAATTGGCCAACCACAATAGAAATAGCGATCAAGGTGCGTGCGGTTGGGATCGAATACTCATGGGGGAATATAAATGTGCAAGGCTAGCTTTACAAAGGAATCTTTAGGTGCAGAACGCATGGGTTGGAAGTTGGGGATGTGATAGAAAAGTGATACGACTCAGGCTCTCATAGGACTTACCTATCTCGGTTTCCATCTTCCGCCAGCCAGACCTTGACTGGGAAAGCCGTAGAACTTCAACATGCTCATCAGGTCTCCGGCGTCACCCAGTAAGCATCAGGAAGGCCCCGAGAAAAGTCCGATTGTGTTTAAAAGAAGAGAACCGACTTTTGGTGTGCTTCACGGGTTCTAGAATCGTTCGAGTTCCGGTAGTATCGTCCACGCTGAGCCATGAGAGAGCATACGATGGTGTCTCAGAAGGTGTGGTATAAACGATAGTATCATGAAGAAGCACTGGTAGTGCGCAGCATTCGGCGGGAGGGAAGGATCTCGGCCGCCCGGAGCCTGCAGCACGGAGGACCGTTG from Podospora pseudoanserina strain CBS 124.78 chromosome 6, whole genome shotgun sequence carries:
- the TBF1 gene encoding TTAGGG repeat binding factor (COG:K; EggNog:ENOG503NXYW), with the translated sequence MADTMLAGLEADLFAAFNNSSNDDVPMPDADSPIKADPEQPPSQQAPDVAPEKTAAPTAPAPPPPPPPPTSQHGEATTTTTPTPTPTVPAAPTTPATPATPLISTAAAVSSLPPPSTPAPVPSPAPNLLAATPTTALDAQSPSVQIEQLLASAQAQTDALVHQSPSQALLPQPTMSQPPADSQTPIDPSPGVPVTAQMPSEAKRPRSPDLDDDDSLAKRLKMEFAQHEAQLGHPEQAGHGEMNGHDMAPVDLETMLNNALADYDVNVVRTTNPIPATPEVEKTRNKIANFTRHSFYHMRSMSLLNMGSFAVQILIRLSQNTKADTDALLAHTESEFYKAYGMLWNVFESTRKMYSDSHLLSVDELEITDSEDRETIRMSNLASVAGMVFGSGDVTLKDVHDSFFSVFIPEDGEYKDSLTELLVSLKTRLFLDALNHQPPQPALGVLDTLFPARFDEVLKNRSGDLALNPDEERLVGQVRERRELLVQSAADESIKRSLAEQSSPERISELLSLFLQGHLAVIVDYARSYGINIPTQEEEPVLATNMEIEEQHDSLAETLRLATAQLPMAGETKELDGEDLSGQHDDETLKKLIEQELAKDSSLSHDLSGLIKDSSAGQHDMNSSTTELANLIAASLPKIPEEPPHGLPTTSTMIYSGTVGTANLGHAPAHPHYIAQMNQQHQGQYQTYTQSPAPAAPAAPAATNENGLPPNQSLPTAALYEKARQAAVAKSSNTSRREGLHSTRRPWSPEEEKALMAGLDMVKGPHWSQILGLFGPHGTISTILRDRTQVQLKDKARNLKLFFLKTNSEMPYYLQHVTGELKTRAPTQAARKEAEEKARQNSQEEQARLQTMMALSNMQHNNQSVMPGPHSSVQAPRASPTTPGVSGPMNGNTTTATSGGLPPVPISPMVKSEPQEHHGLPKVTSFPSIAPAPAPSTSMQPPSKPQYHHLQPQPSSPHHQAQQHQAHQPHQPQQNQAQQQQQQQNRQSPQQQNQGQQHAQQHVQQPVQQPVQQQGQQQGHRQTQSQLHQAQQQLQAQQYQAPQHQAQQQPPAPQRQQTMSHQSAAQHQHAPQAQQSQHQQAQHQQAQQLQQAQQLQQVPHHQGQQVQQHQQVQHSRPAQQQQQQAQQLQQVQQNQQAQRQHSHQQHVQQAHPQQLQQHQQQQQQQHQAQAPQPPQSQQQTHHQHRQAQQQVQQQAQPQAQPHRHIPSPTTSQPSPAPPRPAQPAQTAYQPQPQASTAQPSPAQASPPAVPGLPIPPNHHSTPDHQDQELLESLQAALAVQPN